The genomic DNA CAGAAGCTTATTTAGATATGAAAGCAAAAACACCTGCAAGATTAGGTATAGGAAGAGCTGGTACTAGATATAAAACAGAAACAGTTTTAAGATTTAGAGCAGACCATGCTGCTGCACAAGATGCTGTATTCTCTTATGTAGATGAAGAATTTATAAAAGAAAATAATATGTTTGCAGTGGAAACTTTATGTAAAGATAAAGATGAATACTTAACAAGACCAGATTTGGGAAGAAAATTTTCTCCAGAAACTATAAATAATATAAAATCTAAATTTGGTACAAATCAAAAGGTTTTAATATTAGTTGGAGATGGGCTTAGCTCAGCTGCAATAGAGGCAAATTTAAAAGACTGTGTGCCAGCTATAAAACAGGGTCTAAAAATGTATGGTATAGATTCAAGTGAAATTTTATTTGTTAAACATTGTAGAGTTGGTGCTATGGACCACTTAGGTGAAGAATTAGGTTGTGAAGTTATATGTATGTTGGTTGGAGAAAGACCAGGATTAGTTACTGCTGAATCAATGTCAGCATATATAGCTTATAAGCCATATATAGGAATGGCAGAAGCAAAAAGAACAGTTATATCAAACATTCACAAAGGTGGAACAACTGCAGTTGAAGCAGGTGCTCATATAGCTGAACTTATAAAAACTATGTTAGATAAAA from Clostridioides difficile ATCC 9689 = DSM 1296 includes the following:
- the eutC gene encoding ethanolamine ammonia-lyase subunit EutC, with the translated sequence MNEKDLKALVEQLVGQMVGELDTNVVSETVKKATEVVVDNNACIDDITEVDIRKQLLVKNPKDAEAYLDMKAKTPARLGIGRAGTRYKTETVLRFRADHAAAQDAVFSYVDEEFIKENNMFAVETLCKDKDEYLTRPDLGRKFSPETINNIKSKFGTNQKVLILVGDGLSSAAIEANLKDCVPAIKQGLKMYGIDSSEILFVKHCRVGAMDHLGEELGCEVICMLVGERPGLVTAESMSAYIAYKPYIGMAEAKRTVISNIHKGGTTAVEAGAHIAELIKTMLDKKASGIDLK